Part of the Polaribacter sp. Hel1_33_78 genome is shown below.
TTATAAGCGTCTAAACTTATAATTGTTAATGTTTCATTAGTTCTAGTATCATTCCATTTATAGAATGCTATGATTTGATCGTTACCAGTTTCTAAAAATTGAATATTATTTGTTTGTTGGTAAGACTCGTTTTCTTTTCTAATGTTGTTAATTCTAGAAATTAAAGTAGTTACTTTATTTTCTTTAAACCAATCATAATGACAAAGTTGAAATTTTTCTGACATATAATATTCTTCCTTTCCAGGAATAGGGTCACTAATCATCTGCTCAAAAACGGGTCCATAAATACCTATATTAGAACTTAATGTTGCCGCCAAAGCATAGCGCTGTAAATATTTACTTTCTGGAGCTCCTTGTAAATGAAATGGATTAATATCTGGTGTATTTGGCCAGAAATTTGGTCTCATATATTCTTTTTGATCTGTTTTGGTAAGCTCATTCATGTATTCGATCAATTCATGTTTCGACTCTCTCCAAGTAAAATAAGTATAAGATTGTGTATAGCCTTGCTTCCCTAATTGTTGCATTACTTTCGGTTTGGTAAAAGCTTCTGCTAAAAATAATACATCTGGATGTTTTTTCTTTACTTCGGCAATAATCCAGCCCCAAAAATAGTAAGGTTTTGTATGTGGGTTATCAACTCTGAAAATATTAAGTCCACAATCAATCCAAAACAATAAGGTATCTAAACATTCTTTCCATAGATTTTTAAAATCTTTACTTTCCCAATAAATGGGGAGAATATCTTGATATTTTTTTGGTGGATTTTCTGCATACTGCACAGTTCCATCTGGTCTCCATTTAAACCAATCTGGATGTTCTTTAACCCAAGGATGATCAGGTGCTGCCTGCAATGCATAGTCCATAGCAACTTCAATTTCTAATTCTTTTGCTTTTGAAACTAAGTTTTTAAAGTCTTCCAAAGAACCTAGCTCCGGATGTAAATCTTTGTGACCTCCATGTTTAGAGCCAATTCCCCAAGTAGAGCCAACATCTCCATCTTGTGCAACAGTAGTATTATTTTTGCCTTTTCTATTTACTTCTCCAATTGGATGAATAGGAGGGAAGTATAAGGTGTCAAACCCCATTTGTGCAACTCTTGGAAGTAGTCTATGACAGTCATTAAAGGTACCATGCACTCCTTCTTGCTCGGAAGCTGAACGCGGGAAAAATTCATACCAAGTGCTAAACCTTGCCTTTTTTCTATCTACATAAACTTGATATGTTTGACAAGTTTCAATTAATACTTTCTCTGGATATTGCTTTAAAATGGATGTTAACTTCTCAGAAAC
Proteins encoded:
- a CDS encoding alpha-1,4-glucan--maltose-1-phosphate maltosyltransferase, with translation MQNQSRIVIENITPQINNGKVFIKRVVDEIVNVTADVLVDGHDVLQANLLFKHETDKNWSEVRMSPTFNDEYTASFHTPKQGFYFYKVEGWVDYALNWQHGLERKIDDYQHVSSELLEGAELLSVISEKISSNEKDYLLHLIFIFKNNKTYAEAIKEAVSEKLTSILKQYPEKVLIETCQTYQVYVDRKKARFSTWYEFFPRSASEQEGVHGTFNDCHRLLPRVAQMGFDTLYFPPIHPIGEVNRKGKNNTTVAQDGDVGSTWGIGSKHGGHKDLHPELGSLEDFKNLVSKAKELEIEVAMDYALQAAPDHPWVKEHPDWFKWRPDGTVQYAENPPKKYQDILPIYWESKDFKNLWKECLDTLLFWIDCGLNIFRVDNPHTKPYYFWGWIIAEVKKKHPDVLFLAEAFTKPKVMQQLGKQGYTQSYTYFTWRESKHELIEYMNELTKTDQKEYMRPNFWPNTPDINPFHLQGAPESKYLQRYALAATLSSNIGIYGPVFEQMISDPIPGKEEYYMSEKFQLCHYDWFKENKVTTLISRINNIRKENESYQQTNNIQFLETGNDQIIAFYKWNDTRTNETLTIISLDAYNAQTGSVQLPLHELKLNHGQKIEVEDLVTRNCYNWYNEWNYVELHATLPFHIFKINK